CCGAAGGTTTCGTTCGACTTGCATGCCTCATCCACGCCGTCAGCATTCAATCTGAACCAAGATCAAATTCTCACAGAAAAAAAACTCTTGAAAATCTGAGTTGTTTATTTTGCACCGCTTAAAGCGGTGCTTTATATGTAAGACAGGTAAACCTGCCCCACACAAGCTCTATTTATTATGCTTGCACATTGTCTCTCTTATACTGTCAAAACATTTTTACAGCGCTCATTGGCATCTGTTATTCTTGTCATCGATTTATTCGATTTTACGCATTTCGTTCGCAAGAAGTTACTAATGTACAGAAAATGGCTGTTTTAACGCAATACCTTTTTCTCTGCTGTTCTAAATTTTTCAATAGCTATTGATTTTTAAAACGTTGCATTAAAAGTTTACACCATTTAAGAACGCTTGCCTAGGAGTTGAAGGGCTTTATTTTCGGGAATTTCCCGATAGCTTTCTTATTTAAAATATTTTATAGATGGATTATTTAAGTTCAATCAAATTTAATGACCATCTATTTCAGGAGGATATTTATGCACGCATTCACTAAGAGCACTCTACTAACCATACTCGCCTCAACTTTAATCACGTCCCAGGGATATGCTTATTGTGCCCGTTGCAGCCGGATTGAAGCGGACAGGGCCAAGGAACAAGCTGAACATCCACAGCCTTTTCATTATTATGAAGATGACTTTTCAAAAGAAATTAGCCTTAATGAAGAAAGCCCTTCCTCCAGCGAGAACAATAAAGGGCTCTATAAAACCGGTTCATCCGGCACAAAAGCGGAAGGAAAAGGGTCCGGAGCGTTAAGCGGCTCAACTTCCCGTTCGTCAACAACAAGCGATATGACAAACAAGCCAGATGAAATAAAGACTGAAGAGAGCTTAGACCAGTTCGACACCTCTTCCGACCAGCCGCAGACACGCCGAATGCAGAAAAAGTCGGGAATGGGCATTCAAGGAAGTAAGAGTCAAATGCTTTCGCTGAATGATACGCAAAGCACCATCGGATATGCCAAGACGGCTTCTAATCAGCCTTATTCCACTGTATTGACAATTTTACAGACAAAAGATTTTCTCAACACGCTTTGCGATTCTTTCACTTTTTTCATTCCTATCAATGAAGCTTTCCGTCACTTAGGCCCTCTGGCTATCCAAGATCTTTTAAGACCGGAGAACAAAGAACAACTTTCAGCTCTTGTCAGCAGCCATGTTGTTGCACAAAAAATCTTAAAAAAAGACTTTAATCAAGCAGTTAAGACATTAAATGGACACAATTTAACTTTGCAGGCAAAGGGAGATGATTTAACGGTAAACGGAATTCGCGTGTTGCGAACCGAACCTGCCGGCGACAATGGAATTATTTACATTATTGACCAAGTATTAATGCCTTAGAGAAATTTACTATTTTTACCTTGCCATCTTTTTTTTAAATTTTTCTTTATTAAAAATAAATCTTTAGGCATGAAAAAGGTGTAAATATTTTATTGAAAGAAGGGGAAATTCTTC
This DNA window, taken from Candidatus Protochlamydia phocaeensis, encodes the following:
- a CDS encoding fasciclin domain-containing protein — encoded protein: MHAFTKSTLLTILASTLITSQGYAYCARCSRIEADRAKEQAEHPQPFHYYEDDFSKEISLNEESPSSSENNKGLYKTGSSGTKAEGKGSGALSGSTSRSSTTSDMTNKPDEIKTEESLDQFDTSSDQPQTRRMQKKSGMGIQGSKSQMLSLNDTQSTIGYAKTASNQPYSTVLTILQTKDFLNTLCDSFTFFIPINEAFRHLGPLAIQDLLRPENKEQLSALVSSHVVAQKILKKDFNQAVKTLNGHNLTLQAKGDDLTVNGIRVLRTEPAGDNGIIYIIDQVLMP